The following proteins come from a genomic window of Maribacter sp. HTCC2170:
- a CDS encoding ATP-dependent RecD-like DNA helicase: protein MNTLTDSSFFAILKEKFPHEPTPKQSVALQQLASYVLSKEKERLFLLKGFAGTGKTTIVGTLVNNLWRSTMKAVLMAPTGRAAKVMSNYSNTQAFTIHRKIYFPKKQTGGGVQFVLAPNKHRDTIFIVDEASMIPDTPADSKLFENGSLLDDLLMFTYSGHNCKLILIGDTAQLPPVHLDLSPALDEGKLSLNYNKEVTRLELDEVVRQSEDSGILVNATILREQLQGTFFDDFKFDVSAYSDIVRLVDGYEIQEAIDASYSENGKEETTIIVRSNKRANLYNENIRSRILFLENDLAVGDYMMVVKNNYFWLKPTSEAGFIANGDIIEILEIFAIKELYEFKFAEVKVQMVDYPNQRPFETVLLLDTIQAVTPSLSYEDGNKLYQEVMKDYAHEKSKYKKFLGVKNNKYFNALQVKFSYAITCHKSQGGQWDTVFVEQPYLPNGIDKEYLRWLYTAVTRAKKQLYLIGFKSDFFLETE from the coding sequence ATGAACACGCTTACCGACTCATCGTTTTTTGCCATCCTAAAGGAAAAATTTCCACATGAACCTACTCCAAAACAATCTGTTGCCTTGCAACAATTGGCGAGTTATGTGCTGTCCAAGGAAAAAGAACGCTTGTTTTTGTTGAAAGGATTTGCGGGAACAGGAAAAACCACGATTGTCGGTACCTTGGTGAACAATTTATGGCGAAGTACCATGAAAGCTGTGCTCATGGCACCTACAGGAAGGGCGGCCAAAGTGATGTCAAATTATTCAAATACCCAGGCTTTTACAATCCATCGGAAGATATACTTTCCCAAAAAGCAGACCGGAGGGGGAGTTCAGTTTGTTTTGGCACCCAATAAGCACCGTGATACGATATTCATAGTCGACGAAGCCTCAATGATTCCTGATACTCCGGCAGATTCCAAATTGTTTGAAAATGGTTCTTTGTTAGATGACCTTTTGATGTTCACTTATTCAGGACATAATTGTAAGTTGATATTGATAGGGGATACTGCCCAACTTCCCCCTGTGCATTTAGATTTAAGTCCGGCTTTAGACGAAGGTAAATTATCTCTGAATTATAATAAAGAAGTAACCAGATTAGAGTTGGATGAGGTTGTACGACAGTCTGAGGACTCGGGGATTTTGGTTAATGCCACTATTTTAAGGGAGCAATTGCAAGGTACTTTTTTTGATGACTTTAAGTTTGATGTTAGCGCCTATTCAGATATTGTTAGGTTAGTTGATGGTTATGAAATCCAAGAAGCTATAGATGCCTCATATTCTGAAAATGGCAAGGAAGAAACAACCATAATTGTGCGTTCCAATAAAAGGGCAAACCTCTATAATGAAAACATTCGAAGCCGTATTCTTTTTTTGGAAAATGACTTGGCGGTGGGTGATTATATGATGGTGGTCAAAAACAATTACTTTTGGTTAAAACCAACTTCCGAAGCTGGTTTTATTGCAAATGGGGATATAATAGAAATTCTTGAAATTTTTGCTATAAAAGAGCTGTATGAATTCAAATTTGCAGAAGTAAAAGTGCAAATGGTTGACTATCCCAACCAGCGCCCATTTGAAACTGTTTTATTGTTGGATACCATTCAGGCAGTAACGCCTTCTTTATCGTATGAAGATGGCAATAAATTGTATCAAGAGGTAATGAAGGATTATGCTCATGAAAAATCAAAATACAAGAAGTTTTTGGGTGTAAAAAACAATAAATATTTCAATGCGCTGCAGGTGAAATTCTCTTATGCCATAACCTGCCATAAATCTCAAGGAGGGCAATGGGATACAGTTTTTGTGGAGCAGCCCTATTTGCCCAATGGCATTGACAAAGAATATCTACGTTGGTTGTATACCGCAGTTACCAGAGCCAAGAAACAATTGTATCTCATTGGTTTTAAATCTGATTTTTTTCTTGAAACGGAATAA
- a CDS encoding 1-acyl-sn-glycerol-3-phosphate acyltransferase: MHKLGKFIYYRLLGWKTVGEFPKLDKCVVAVVPHTSWVDFFLGLLIRSVINQDINFIGKKSLFTPPFGWFFRWMGGAPIDRSKSNDTVTAIANIFKEKKVFRLALSPEGTRKKVDKWKTGFYYIAKTANVPIVLVAFDYGNKQIKFSEPQIPSKNLNEDYKTYISFFQGVVGKIPEYGI, encoded by the coding sequence ATGCATAAACTTGGGAAGTTCATTTATTATAGATTACTGGGTTGGAAAACAGTAGGTGAGTTTCCAAAATTGGATAAATGTGTTGTTGCGGTGGTACCACATACCAGTTGGGTCGATTTTTTTTTAGGATTGTTAATTCGTAGTGTAATTAATCAAGATATAAATTTCATTGGCAAAAAAAGTCTTTTTACCCCCCCTTTTGGCTGGTTTTTTAGGTGGATGGGAGGAGCACCGATCGATCGTTCAAAAAGCAATGATACAGTTACTGCGATAGCCAATATATTCAAGGAGAAAAAAGTATTTCGGTTGGCATTATCACCTGAAGGCACTCGTAAAAAGGTTGATAAGTGGAAGACGGGATTCTATTATATAGCAAAAACTGCAAACGTACCAATCGTACTTGTAGCTTTCGATTATGGTAATAAGCAGATTAAATTTTCTGAACCACAAATTCCTTCAAAAAATTTGAATGAGGATTATAAAACGTATATTTCTTTTTTCCAAGGGGTGGTGGGCAAAATACCTGAGTATGGTATTTGA
- a CDS encoding HAD family hydrolase, with protein MEVDFSNIKVIGFDADDTLWVNETYFRETEEQFANLLEGFETKNKIDQELFKKEMDNLELYGYGIKGFMLSMIESSLELSNNKVSQATIQEILNLGKRMIAHPVELLDGVKEVLKELGDKYRLIVLTKGDLLDQERKLERSSLSNYFHHVEVLSDKKEENYKNLLEHLEIEVDEFLMIGNSLKSDVLPIINIGAKAVHVPFHTTWQHEQVSFEDEDYDYLKINSLKDVLDYLN; from the coding sequence ATGGAAGTAGATTTTAGCAACATCAAAGTAATTGGTTTTGATGCTGATGATACGCTTTGGGTAAATGAGACTTATTTTAGAGAAACCGAGGAGCAATTTGCGAACTTGTTAGAAGGTTTTGAGACCAAGAATAAAATTGATCAAGAATTGTTCAAAAAAGAAATGGACAATTTGGAATTATACGGTTACGGTATAAAAGGATTTATGCTTTCTATGATTGAATCCTCTCTTGAATTGTCAAATAACAAAGTTTCGCAAGCAACTATTCAGGAAATATTGAATCTTGGAAAGAGAATGATTGCCCATCCTGTCGAATTGTTAGATGGGGTCAAAGAAGTACTAAAAGAACTGGGTGATAAATATCGTTTGATTGTTCTGACCAAAGGTGATTTGTTAGATCAGGAACGAAAGCTCGAAAGATCCAGTTTATCAAATTATTTTCATCATGTAGAAGTGCTGAGCGATAAAAAAGAAGAGAATTATAAAAACCTATTAGAACATCTTGAAATAGAGGTTGATGAGTTTTTAATGATTGGTAATTCCCTAAAATCCGACGTGTTGCCTATTATAAATATTGGGGCCAAGGCTGTCCATGTTCCTTTTCATACCACGTGGCAACACGAACAGGTATCATTTGAGGACGAAGATTATGATTATCTCAAAATAAATAGTTTAAAGGATGTCTTGGACTATTTGAATTAA
- a CDS encoding YebC/PmpR family DNA-binding transcriptional regulator produces the protein MGRAFEFRKARKMKRWSAMSKAFTRIGKDIVMAVKEGGPDPNSNSRLRAVIQNAKSVNMPKDNVERAIKRATDKSLGDYKEVLFEGYAPHGIAILVETATDNNTRTVANVRSYFNKCNGNLGTSGSVEFMFDHTCNFRIPAEGIDPEELELEMIDFGAEEVFVDEDGILIYAPFESFGAIQKELEKREIEILSSGFERIPQVTKKLTEEETTDVEKLLEKIEEDDDVQNVYHTMEE, from the coding sequence ATGGGAAGAGCTTTTGAATTTAGGAAGGCACGAAAGATGAAAAGATGGTCCGCCATGTCCAAAGCGTTTACACGCATTGGAAAGGACATTGTAATGGCGGTGAAAGAAGGTGGTCCTGACCCTAATTCCAACTCAAGACTAAGGGCTGTGATTCAAAACGCCAAATCTGTGAACATGCCCAAAGACAATGTTGAACGGGCAATTAAAAGGGCAACAGATAAAAGTCTAGGCGATTATAAAGAAGTATTGTTCGAAGGCTACGCTCCCCATGGTATTGCGATTTTGGTAGAAACCGCCACGGATAATAACACAAGAACTGTTGCCAATGTGAGAAGTTATTTTAACAAATGCAATGGTAATTTGGGAACGTCTGGCTCTGTGGAATTCATGTTCGATCACACCTGTAATTTTCGAATTCCGGCGGAGGGCATTGACCCAGAGGAATTAGAACTTGAAATGATAGATTTTGGCGCCGAAGAAGTTTTTGTTGATGAAGATGGAATTCTGATCTATGCCCCATTTGAAAGTTTTGGAGCCATACAAAAAGAATTGGAAAAAAGGGAAATAGAAATTCTCTCCTCAGGTTTTGAAAGAATACCACAAGTAACTAAAAAACTTACTGAAGAAGAAACTACCGATGTCGAAAAACTATTGGAAAAAATCGAAGAAGATGATGATGTACAGAATGTGTATCATACAATGGAGGAGTAA
- a CDS encoding sugar nucleotide-binding protein encodes MEEGGKKILILGASGFIGNAIYKELCSYFDTYGTYYSARRSFENNQQFFKYDLEEDDIFELLENIRPQIIISALRGNFAAQIQAHQHLVEYISENDCKLFFISSANVFDAYSKYPSYENDKTLSESIYGRFKIKIENMLLRLPRQKMAILRVPMVFGNSSPRIKEIKNRIWDNEPLEVFPNLIMNVTHDDKLTQQVHYLINQNKSGVFHLGSKDLVHHEDFIKDVVERIGKFNPIFKRIYTTNDNHYLAVLSKSNKLPINLQTSYQEIIDHHVLI; translated from the coding sequence ATGGAGGAAGGCGGTAAGAAAATATTGATTTTAGGTGCTAGTGGCTTTATAGGCAATGCTATCTATAAAGAACTATGCTCCTATTTCGACACCTATGGCACCTATTATTCCGCTCGAAGATCTTTCGAGAATAATCAACAGTTTTTTAAATATGATTTGGAAGAAGATGATATTTTCGAATTATTGGAAAATATTCGGCCACAGATTATCATATCGGCCTTAAGAGGAAATTTTGCCGCTCAAATTCAAGCGCACCAACATCTGGTGGAGTATATTTCGGAAAATGATTGCAAATTATTTTTTATATCATCAGCCAATGTTTTCGATGCGTATAGTAAATATCCTTCCTACGAGAATGACAAAACTTTGTCTGAAAGTATTTATGGTCGGTTTAAAATCAAAATCGAAAATATGCTTTTACGGTTGCCAAGACAGAAAATGGCAATATTGAGGGTTCCGATGGTTTTTGGGAATTCATCACCAAGAATCAAAGAAATAAAGAACCGCATATGGGATAATGAACCACTCGAAGTCTTTCCTAACCTAATCATGAATGTAACACATGATGATAAATTGACCCAACAAGTACATTACCTCATCAACCAAAACAAAAGTGGTGTTTTTCATTTGGGTAGTAAAGACCTGGTTCATCACGAGGATTTTATTAAAGATGTTGTTGAACGTATTGGTAAATTCAACCCAATCTTCAAAAGAATATATACAACCAATGATAATCATTATCTAGCCGTGCTTTCCAAAAGCAACAAACTCCCCATAAATCTTCAAACTTCGTATCAAGAAATAATTGACCATCATGTTTTGATTTAA
- a CDS encoding DUF3822 family protein, whose product MTKKKINNTEDNSLENFNKLSIQVSLNGLSFCVLDTIGNIILKSDRLTFPKNLNPFEIQKNLEQLLETHDLKSKEFSEVVIVHSNGLFSFVPKSLFDESELANYLKFNTKILANDHIAYDELDNYDMVNVYVPFVNINNYIFDLFGEFEYKHNGTVLVQALLNNSGTSKEPICYAHVDGQQMDITIIAQKKLLLYNSFTFTSKEDFIYYLLFTLEQLKLDTENTKLKLFGSIEEGDDVYDLCYQYVKDISIFIPSVTSYPMAADNEESIDFTVLNAL is encoded by the coding sequence ATGACAAAAAAGAAGATAAATAATACTGAGGATAACTCTTTGGAAAATTTTAACAAACTGTCCATTCAAGTTAGCTTGAATGGACTTTCTTTTTGTGTCTTGGATACTATTGGGAATATTATTCTAAAGTCCGATAGATTGACTTTTCCTAAAAATCTGAATCCTTTTGAAATTCAAAAGAACCTAGAACAACTACTAGAAACCCATGATTTGAAATCCAAAGAATTTTCTGAAGTCGTAATCGTGCACAGTAATGGTCTTTTTAGTTTTGTTCCAAAGTCGTTGTTTGATGAAAGTGAATTGGCGAACTATTTAAAATTCAACACCAAGATACTTGCCAACGATCATATTGCTTATGATGAACTGGACAATTATGACATGGTCAATGTATATGTTCCCTTTGTCAACATTAATAACTACATTTTTGATTTGTTTGGTGAGTTTGAGTACAAGCACAACGGCACTGTTCTTGTTCAAGCCCTATTGAATAATTCGGGGACAAGCAAAGAACCTATTTGTTATGCTCACGTCGATGGCCAACAAATGGACATCACAATTATAGCACAAAAAAAACTGCTCTTGTATAACAGTTTTACTTTTACATCTAAAGAGGATTTTATTTACTATTTACTCTTTACGCTGGAACAATTAAAATTGGATACCGAAAACACAAAATTGAAATTATTTGGCTCAATTGAGGAAGGTGACGACGTTTATGACCTTTGCTATCAATATGTGAAAGATATATCCATTTTTATTCCCTCCGTAACCTCTTACCCAATGGCCGCTGATAATGAGGAATCGATAGATTTCACAGTTCTAAACGCTCTGTAA
- a CDS encoding 4a-hydroxytetrahydrobiopterin dehydratase, which yields MTKLSEVEIGLQLEILEGWEYVDGAIETTFEFKDFKEAFSIMTRIAFECEAQNHHPDWSNVYNTLNIRLNTHEAEGVTMKDFELAQTIEALIESD from the coding sequence ATGACAAAACTAAGCGAGGTGGAAATTGGACTACAACTGGAGATATTGGAAGGTTGGGAGTATGTTGATGGTGCAATAGAAACCACTTTTGAATTTAAAGATTTCAAAGAGGCATTTTCAATTATGACCAGAATTGCTTTTGAGTGTGAAGCGCAGAACCATCACCCCGATTGGAGTAATGTCTACAATACATTAAATATACGGTTGAATACCCATGAGGCGGAAGGTGTTACAATGAAAGATTTTGAATTGGCCCAAACCATTGAAGCATTAATAGAAAGTGACTAG
- a CDS encoding DUF4126 domain-containing protein produces MNSETIISIFLGVGLAASVGFRVFLPLFALSLASYFGVWELNESWQWIGSMAALITLGAATLAEIFGYFIPWVDNLLDSIAIPLAAIAGTAVMVSTVANLDPVVTWSLAIIAGGGTATAIKGAGASTRLASTATTGGVANPLVSTVETGTALVVSAASIFAPILAAFLVIVILVFVFMIYRRLRPKAKSN; encoded by the coding sequence ATGAACTCTGAAACAATAATAAGCATATTCTTGGGTGTCGGCTTGGCCGCATCTGTTGGTTTCCGTGTTTTTCTGCCATTGTTTGCTTTGAGCCTTGCCTCTTATTTTGGGGTCTGGGAGCTTAATGAAAGTTGGCAATGGATAGGGAGTATGGCGGCTTTGATAACGCTTGGAGCAGCAACTTTAGCTGAGATATTTGGCTATTTTATTCCATGGGTAGATAACCTTTTGGATAGTATAGCTATACCGCTAGCTGCGATTGCCGGTACGGCTGTAATGGTCTCAACGGTTGCAAATTTGGATCCTGTAGTTACTTGGTCTTTGGCAATTATTGCTGGGGGCGGTACGGCCACAGCAATAAAAGGAGCCGGAGCTTCAACTAGATTGGCTTCGACAGCAACAACTGGAGGAGTGGCCAATCCATTGGTTTCAACCGTGGAGACTGGAACTGCATTGGTTGTATCTGCCGCTTCGATTTTTGCACCTATATTAGCAGCTTTTTTGGTCATTGTTATTTTGGTATTCGTATTTATGATATATCGAAGATTAAGACCAAAGGCGAAAAGTAATTAA
- the thrC gene encoding threonine synthase, translating into MNFYSLNKKAPNVSFKDAVIKGIAPDKGLYFPESITPLSSSFFENIESLSNTEIAFEAIRQFVYDEIPDDAIKAILKEVLDFEFPLVQIEENIATLELFHGPTMAFKDVGARFMAQCLGHFSKSINNEVTVLVATSGDTGGAVANGFLGVAGVNVVILYPSGKVSDIQERQLTTLGNNITALEVDGTFDDCQKMVKTAFIDTDLLDYMQLTSANSINVARWLPQLFYFLFAYKQVKAEYKEIVFSVPSGNFGNICAGMVAQRLGMPVKHFVASTNVNDTVPEFMRTGTYHPKPSTATISNAMDVGDPSNFIRIRHLFNDDFEALNKNLSSYSFTDFETKEAMKHIKQTSGYIADPHGAVGYLGFKQYQKSHPNTFGIFLETAHPVKFLDVVEETINISPAIPPQIQKVIGKEKKSVKISEYTELKQFLLNQ; encoded by the coding sequence ATGAACTTTTACAGTCTAAATAAAAAAGCACCTAACGTTTCTTTCAAAGATGCTGTTATAAAAGGAATAGCTCCTGATAAGGGACTTTATTTTCCTGAAAGCATTACCCCTTTGTCCAGTTCTTTTTTTGAAAATATAGAATCGCTCTCTAATACTGAAATCGCATTTGAAGCCATTCGTCAATTCGTTTACGATGAGATTCCCGATGATGCTATAAAAGCAATTCTCAAAGAGGTATTGGATTTTGAATTTCCTCTTGTCCAAATTGAGGAAAATATTGCGACTCTAGAACTCTTTCACGGCCCAACAATGGCCTTCAAGGATGTTGGAGCCAGATTTATGGCCCAATGTTTAGGCCATTTTTCAAAAAGTATTAATAATGAGGTTACTGTGTTGGTTGCTACTTCAGGAGATACAGGTGGGGCAGTTGCGAATGGTTTTCTTGGAGTTGCCGGGGTGAACGTAGTAATTCTATACCCCAGTGGAAAGGTAAGCGACATACAGGAAAGACAGCTTACAACGCTTGGGAACAATATTACAGCCTTGGAGGTTGACGGCACTTTTGACGATTGCCAGAAAATGGTAAAAACAGCATTCATAGATACGGATTTGCTTGATTATATGCAGTTGACTTCCGCAAACTCAATCAATGTTGCTCGTTGGCTACCCCAGTTGTTTTATTTTCTATTTGCTTACAAGCAAGTGAAGGCAGAATACAAAGAAATTGTTTTCTCCGTGCCAAGCGGAAATTTCGGAAATATCTGCGCAGGAATGGTAGCCCAACGTTTGGGCATGCCCGTAAAACACTTTGTAGCCTCCACCAATGTAAATGATACGGTTCCTGAGTTTATGAGGACTGGAACATATCATCCAAAACCCTCCACCGCAACAATTTCAAATGCCATGGATGTTGGTGACCCAAGTAATTTTATTAGAATCAGGCATTTGTTCAATGATGATTTTGAAGCACTTAACAAAAATCTCAGCTCTTATTCTTTTACAGATTTTGAGACCAAAGAAGCCATGAAACATATTAAGCAAACATCTGGTTATATAGCGGATCCTCATGGAGCTGTAGGCTATTTGGGTTTCAAACAATATCAAAAATCCCATCCAAACACTTTTGGTATCTTTTTAGAAACGGCCCATCCTGTTAAATTTTTGGATGTTGTGGAAGAAACAATCAATATTTCCCCAGCAATACCGCCCCAAATACAAAAGGTTATAGGTAAGGAAAAAAAATCTGTCAAAATCAGCGAGTATACTGAACTTAAACAGTTCTTGCTAAATCAATAA
- the kdsB gene encoding 3-deoxy-manno-octulosonate cytidylyltransferase: protein MIPARYAASRFPAKLMQDLSGKPVILRTYEAAVSTRLFHEVYVVTDSDIIYETIVEAGGNAIMSIKEHDCGSDRIAEAVMNMNVDIIVNVQGDEPFTDRESLASVLKVFKEDHTEEIDLASLMVRINDWEEINNPNTVKVIVDNRNFALYFSRSPIPYPRDEDIENIYYKHKGIYAFRKRALMDFQRLPMLPLEAKEKIEAIRYLEYGKKIKMVETVVSGIEIDTPEDLKRAQDAWK, encoded by the coding sequence ATGATTCCTGCCCGTTATGCGGCTTCCAGATTTCCAGCAAAATTAATGCAGGACCTTTCTGGAAAACCGGTAATTCTTAGAACCTATGAGGCTGCTGTCAGTACAAGATTATTTCATGAGGTTTATGTGGTTACCGATAGTGATATCATATATGAGACAATTGTAGAGGCTGGTGGTAACGCCATTATGAGCATTAAAGAGCATGACTGCGGTAGTGACCGTATTGCTGAGGCTGTTATGAATATGAATGTTGACATTATTGTGAACGTACAAGGTGATGAACCTTTTACCGATCGCGAAAGTTTGGCAAGTGTTCTTAAGGTTTTTAAAGAAGATCATACCGAGGAGATAGACTTAGCTTCACTTATGGTAAGGATTAATGATTGGGAGGAAATAAACAACCCTAATACTGTAAAGGTTATTGTTGATAATCGTAATTTCGCACTCTATTTTTCAAGATCTCCAATTCCTTATCCGAGAGATGAGGATATAGAGAATATTTATTACAAGCACAAAGGTATTTATGCTTTTAGAAAACGTGCTCTGATGGATTTTCAGCGATTGCCTATGTTGCCTTTAGAGGCCAAAGAAAAAATTGAAGCTATCAGGTATTTGGAGTATGGCAAGAAAATTAAAATGGTAGAAACTGTTGTTAGCGGAATTGAAATTGATACCCCTGAAGATTTAAAAAGAGCTCAAGACGCATGGAAGTAG
- a CDS encoding iron-containing alcohol dehydrogenase family protein gives MKLKNKKGIENTSSGVNEKFRNFPMVPRVVFGKGSFNQLGEILMPKRKHSDSPFIFLVDDVFEGNELTRRIPAIFCDQIIFVSTAEEPKTHQVDALVQKIRNDFSEIPSGIVGIGGGSIMDLAKAVAIMMNNEGSSSLYQGWDLVNKPSIYHVGIPTISGTGAEVSRTTVLLGPEKKLGINSDYTTFDQVVLDPDLTKGVSREQWFYTGMDCYIHCIESLNGTFLNAFSQSYGEKAFELCKEVFLDDLTPCESRDKLMMASWHGGMSIAYSQVGVAHAMSYGLSYLLGVRHGLGNCLVFQHLEEFYPEGVALFRIMREKHEIQLPEGLCKNLSEDEFNTMISVSMGMIPLWENALGKGWEKIITPAKLKSIYQKI, from the coding sequence ATGAAATTGAAGAATAAAAAAGGTATTGAAAATACATCCTCAGGTGTTAATGAGAAGTTTAGAAACTTTCCCATGGTACCTCGAGTGGTTTTTGGCAAAGGAAGTTTCAATCAATTAGGTGAAATATTAATGCCAAAACGAAAGCATTCTGATTCTCCATTTATTTTTTTGGTTGATGATGTTTTTGAAGGAAATGAATTAACTCGAAGAATTCCTGCAATATTTTGTGATCAAATTATTTTTGTTTCAACAGCGGAAGAACCCAAAACCCACCAGGTTGATGCTTTGGTACAAAAGATAAGGAATGATTTCTCTGAGATTCCCTCTGGAATTGTGGGAATAGGAGGCGGGTCTATAATGGATTTGGCAAAGGCTGTTGCCATTATGATGAACAATGAAGGTAGTTCTTCTCTTTATCAGGGTTGGGATTTAGTCAATAAACCATCAATATATCATGTTGGAATACCAACAATAAGTGGAACTGGTGCAGAGGTCTCAAGGACAACAGTTTTATTGGGTCCTGAAAAAAAATTAGGAATTAACTCAGATTATACAACTTTTGATCAGGTCGTATTGGATCCAGATTTAACAAAAGGAGTTTCAAGAGAACAATGGTTTTATACGGGAATGGATTGCTATATTCACTGTATTGAATCTCTAAATGGTACTTTTTTGAATGCATTTAGTCAGAGTTATGGTGAAAAGGCCTTTGAACTTTGTAAGGAAGTGTTTCTAGATGACCTTACCCCCTGTGAATCAAGAGATAAATTAATGATGGCATCTTGGCATGGAGGCATGAGTATAGCCTATTCACAAGTAGGTGTTGCACACGCTATGAGTTACGGGTTATCATACCTTTTAGGCGTAAGGCACGGTCTTGGAAATTGCTTGGTTTTCCAGCATTTAGAAGAGTTTTATCCTGAAGGTGTGGCATTGTTCAGGATAATGCGCGAAAAGCACGAAATTCAATTACCTGAAGGGTTATGTAAGAATTTATCGGAGGATGAATTCAATACAATGATTTCTGTATCTATGGGCATGATTCCTTTATGGGAGAATGCTTTGGGTAAAGGTTGGGAAAAAATAATTACACCTGCCAAGCTAAAATCAATCTACCAAAAAATTTAG
- the gcvT gene encoding glycine cleavage system aminomethyltransferase GcvT, translating into MKNTALSETHEALGAKMVPFAGYNMPVSYEGVNIEHETVRNGVGVFDVSHMGEFLVEGPNALDLIQKVTSNDASKLTIGKAQYSCLPNETGGIIDDLIVYKVKDETYLLVVNASNIEKDWNHISKYNNEFNAEMKNISEGYSLLAIQGPKAVEAMQSITSVDLSAIKFYNFVVADFAGLEHVIISATGYTGSGGFEIYCKNSEVKQVWDKIFEAGADFGIKPIGLAARDTLRLEMGYCLYGNDISDETSPFEAGLGWITKFTKDFVNSEALAKEKEHGAKRKLIAFELDDRGIPRQGYDIVDGQGKTIGEVTSGTMSPSLGKGIGLGYVPKIFTEVGSKINIQIRKNAVPASVIKLPFYKG; encoded by the coding sequence ATGAAGAATACAGCTTTATCCGAAACCCATGAAGCATTGGGAGCGAAAATGGTTCCGTTTGCAGGATATAATATGCCTGTCTCTTATGAAGGTGTAAACATTGAACATGAGACTGTTAGAAATGGTGTTGGCGTTTTTGATGTTTCACATATGGGAGAGTTTTTGGTTGAAGGACCAAACGCTTTGGATTTGATTCAAAAGGTAACCTCAAATGACGCTTCTAAATTAACCATAGGAAAAGCACAGTACAGCTGTTTACCCAATGAAACTGGAGGTATCATAGATGACTTAATCGTTTATAAAGTAAAAGACGAAACATATCTCTTGGTTGTCAATGCATCAAATATCGAAAAAGATTGGAATCATATTTCAAAATATAACAATGAATTCAATGCGGAAATGAAGAATATCTCTGAAGGATATTCTTTATTGGCAATTCAAGGTCCAAAAGCTGTTGAAGCTATGCAGAGTATTACCTCAGTAGACTTAAGCGCTATAAAATTCTACAATTTTGTAGTTGCTGATTTTGCAGGGTTAGAGCATGTAATTATCTCAGCAACTGGATACACGGGTTCAGGCGGTTTTGAAATCTACTGTAAGAATAGTGAAGTAAAACAAGTATGGGACAAGATTTTCGAAGCGGGTGCTGATTTTGGAATAAAACCAATTGGCCTTGCTGCCAGGGATACATTACGGTTAGAAATGGGGTATTGTCTTTACGGAAATGACATTTCTGATGAAACTTCACCATTTGAAGCGGGTCTTGGTTGGATAACCAAATTCACAAAAGATTTTGTAAACAGTGAAGCTCTGGCCAAGGAAAAAGAACATGGCGCCAAGCGCAAACTAATTGCATTTGAATTGGACGATCGCGGAATTCCACGTCAGGGTTATGATATTGTAGACGGACAAGGAAAGACCATTGGAGAAGTTACCTCAGGAACTATGTCACCCTCCTTGGGTAAAGGCATAGGCTTAGGATATGTGCCAAAGATATTTACAGAAGTTGGCAGTAAAATCAATATCCAAATACGAAAAAATGCTGTCCCTGCCTCGGTAATAAAACTACCATTTTACAAAGGCTAA